GGGTGGCCGTAGGTGTCGTTGATCGCCTTGAAGTGGTCGAGGTCGAGCAGCAGCACGCCGACGCTGTCCTGGTTCGCCCGCGCGCGTTCGAGGTAGCGCTCGGTGACCGTGCGCCACCAGCGTTTGGTGGCCAGCCCAGTGGTGACGTCGGTGCGCGCGTCGCGCTGGAACTGGGTGAGCAGCAGCCCGCGGTGCAAGGCCACGAGCGCGATCACGACGCCCGCCAGGATCAGCGGGTTGGCCAGCAGCAGGAGGGCCGCGGTGACCAGGCCGAGCCCGATCGCGCCGGCTTCGAGGAGCTGGTCGCCGAAGCCGGAGAACAGGTCGGCGAACGACCGCGGCGGGCTCGACAGCGCGATCGCGACCATGACGAGCGCGGTGTTGATCGCCCAGCGCAGTCCGGCGGCGAGCACGAAAACGACCAGGTCGAGCAGGCCCGGACCGAAGCCGCCGGCGAGCCCCCCGGGGTATTCGTGCATGCCGAGCGCGAGCACGGCGACCGCGGCTTGCGTCCCGCACAGGACGGTCGCGCAGGAGAAAATCCAGCGGTGCGGCAGGACGGGCCGTTCGCGCGGCCAGATCCGCCACCACGCGACGGCGTAGGTGAGCACGACCATCGCCGACGCGAGGATCGCCGGCAGCGCCACCACGGCGGCGATGCTCCACACGGCCTTGGTGTCGACGTACGCGACGGTGGGCGCTCGGCTGTACTCGCGCTGCCGTTCGATGTGCCGGGTCGCCTCGATCGCGAGCGCCGCGCACACGGCGAGCACGCCGAAGCGGATCAGGTCGATCTGGTGCACCGGGGCGAGCCACGCGGTGGCGACGGTGGTGCCCACGGCCACGACGTTCACCAGCAGCACGTACATGCGGACGTGAGAGGGCAACCGCCATAGGCGCCAGCCTGTGAACCACCCGGCAACTCGTCCGCGCACTCTTCACCTCACCCGATTGGCTTCTACGGTAAACGACGAGGCGCGTTGTGTGCTGCCTGTCGTCCGGACTCTGGGAAGCCCCGGGGCGATTTCGCCCGGACAGCCCAGCGCCAGACGGCCGGCGAGGGGAGGTGGCCACTGTGAGTAGTGGCCAGCTGCTCCGAATCCGGGCCGGACCAGGGGATCCACGAGGGTCTCTTTTGGCCTCCCCTGGCCACTTTCGGTGACCGGCCTACCGGCGATGACGTGCGAAAACCGCCGAAGGCGCGACTCTGAAACGGAGGTGACGACAGTGCGCGACAACAACTGGACGGCTCTTCGGTGACCTCGGTCTCCCTCGCGGTCTCGACCTCGAGTCGAGACTTCGGTCTTCGCGGCTGAGAGGAGGTGCCCACAGTGCGGGACAACAACTGGTGAATACGGCTCGACCGGGAATCCGGGATGCGGAAAGGAGGCGTCGAGATGCGCGACAACAACTGGGCTCGCTGAGCCGGCTGAAACCACTGCACGAAATGCGAGAGGAGGAGGTGAACGACTGCCATGCGCGACAACAACTGGACCCGCTGAAGCCCGTTGGCTGCTGATCACCGAGGAGAAAGGGGAGCGCTGTACGTGACAACAACTGGACTCGCTGAAGTCCGCTGATTACTGACCGTCGAGGTGCGAAAGGAGTCGCCGCGATGCGGGACAACAACTGGATTCGCTGAATCTCCGGGGCACTGATCACCGACCTCGCGAAAGGAGCCGCGCCGTGCGTGACAACAACTGGGCTCGCTGAGTCCCGCCGACCATCGCCCGTCAATGCCGCGAAGGGAGCTGCCGCGATGCGCGACAACAACTGGACCCGCTGAGCCGCTGCAACCACTCACCGTCGAGCCACGAAAGGAACGCCGCTGTGCGCGACAACAACTGGATCCGCTGAGCCAGCCGACCACTGTCCCATCAACTCGCGAGAGGAGTCGCGCCGTGCGTGACAACAACTGGACCCGCTGAACCCGGTCGCCCACCAACCACCGAGCCGAAAGGAACCGCCGCGTGCGTGACAACAACTGGACCCGATGAGCCGCCCGACCACCGTCCATCAACTCGCGAGAGGAGCCGCCGCCATGCGTGACAACAACTGGACCCGATGAGCCGCCCGACCACCGTCCATCAACTCGGGAAAGGAGCCACGCCGTGCGTGACAACAACTGGACCAGCTGAACCCCGCCGTCCGCCAACCACCGAGCCGCGAAAGGAGCCGCCGCCATGCGCGACAACAACTGGACCCGCTGACCCGACCCCCAGCCCGCCCCACGAGGAGGTGAGAGGGCATGCGTGACAACAACTGGACGTGACCGAAACCGGTTCCGCGGCGCACCCGTCCCGCGGATTACGGCGCGGGAGGTGGGGTGGCCTCGTCGAGGGGAGATCGGCGGGGCCGCACCGC
The nucleotide sequence above comes from Amycolatopsis sp. AA4. Encoded proteins:
- a CDS encoding diguanylate cyclase, which gives rise to MRGRVAGWFTGWRLWRLPSHVRMYVLLVNVVAVGTTVATAWLAPVHQIDLIRFGVLAVCAALAIEATRHIERQREYSRAPTVAYVDTKAVWSIAAVVALPAILASAMVVLTYAVAWWRIWPRERPVLPHRWIFSCATVLCGTQAAVAVLALGMHEYPGGLAGGFGPGLLDLVVFVLAAGLRWAINTALVMVAIALSSPPRSFADLFSGFGDQLLEAGAIGLGLVTAALLLLANPLILAGVVIALVALHRGLLLTQFQRDARTDVTTGLATKRWWRTVTERYLERARANQDSVGVLLLDLDHFKAINDTYGHPTGDLVLREIALSLRDEVREQDVCGRWGGEEFAIALPDIPSAEHLGHIADRIRRRIPQVVVALPDQDSVISDLTVSIGCALYPAEHLASVDDVLVAADAALYRAKQAGRNRVELASA